From Lucilia cuprina isolate Lc7/37 chromosome 4, ASM2204524v1, whole genome shotgun sequence:
ACACAATGtaacaaaaagtagaaaaatcaacaacaaaagagatttcaaaaaaatgaagattttttcaaggtttttaattaaacaatcaACTTGCTTGCTACTTACCTTTAGCATTTTTCTcaagtataattttatttcacacttttttttattaattattattcatttatttacttaatcgaatggtttgttttttctaattaaatttaaactttgtttaatattaatgttttttaagctaaaaatgacatttaatttttagccttttttgcacaattttacttgtttttctaagttatttttgttaaaagtttgttgctctttttgtttatatttattttacaacaataaaatattgttaaaattctaaatagtttgcaaaaaattataaagaaaaagaatttttttctttttttgcgaaTATGCAAAAATTCTACTTTTCGCCGCTATTTTTTCTTCTCTTCTATTTTTCTCTTGTTTGACATCTATTGTAGACATATGATTTGACAGCACGAGTCAATTTTACACCATGACATTTGGATGTAATTGTTTACCAGAACATGTCAAGAActcaaatgtaaataaatagaggtattttttatatttaattaattaataaaatattgttaaaatagaGCATGATTTGGTTTTTCATATCTTGTATTATAAATATACTTAATAGCACATAAAGGTACAATCAAAATTGTTATAACATGCTTAACGACTATGATTACCATATGTCTTAGATCTGTagatcatttcaaaaaattggtAAACATTCATTTTCAAGTCGACAGATTGGACTTTTAGGTgacataaaacatttataaataaagatggCTCTTCGCTGATATAATGTCCCAAAGTAGTGAATTCCCGTTTTTAATGATACGATATATTAATGAGATGAAGTTCTGAGGCCATATTCGCACGCAATATGTTAAATTCAGGAGAACTAATAActgtagtatttttattttaatttaaaattaaagtaataagTATCATAATGGTTGATATCTCGAAAACCATTAAGccgatttcaaatattttgacgGATATGTGTTCATCCCGTCCaagttaaaaacataacaagtagaaacaaattattcaaaataatagAGGACAAGGTATTTTTTGTGAAAGATAAAGAGTTTTGCATGCAAAGCCCCGTTAACTGCACCTACAGTTATCGTTTAATTgaaagttattctgccgattaaaatattttttgtatgaaaactgtcaatttattcttaaaaaataaccaGACTTTGTGATAATGGgggaaatgtatttttttagtttattgtaGTTATTTTTAGTTCGCTATAAATTCTAAAAGCGACTATTGAATGTAATCATTATACATGTGTACGTAACAAATAAGAGAATGTTATTTATTTCTAGAATTTTGATTTCACTTACTGTTTCATTAGAATTgtattatcttaaaaataaatataataaaagtaagCGAAAATACCGTTGAAGCTTTAATATCGTAAtcaaaatgtctaataatttataaattttcgattgttttttattttaccatCTCTAATGTTAATTAAACACAGCTTTTCTCTCTTGTTTCTGCTGCTATTTGACATTTTCAAATGTCATTGATATTTTTGCTTTCACCTTCTGTTTCtctcttcttatttttttgttcatgaaCTACATTCAGTGTTGCCATTAATTTTAACCCAAATTGGTTATTTCTTTTCCCCACTAACAAAACTTGATAAcacattattgtttttataaaatgtacatGCTAGCAGTAAAGCAGACAGATATTGTTTGATCATTTTAGAGTGCAATACGGACTCAGCACACATGCATAAACTTTTGAGGTTCAAAGACCAGTATATCGATATGTTACTAATAGAATGGCAACTTTTAATTTCTGgtaatttcttaaaagaaatttggttaaaaaaactgaataacTGTGGCAACATTATGCCTACATTGCATTGTTGGTATTTTTGTaaggttttatttttgtgtgaatattttttctttcccATTGGTTCTTCCgtgttgaaattttcttaattaattattattttttattctattcaAAGCATATTACGAAAAGCCAACATTAttacagaaaaaacaacaattgttttattatactcTGTGTgggaatttattaaagaaacgaaaaaaaaatatttttcattagacAACAAGttaaagtaaatgtaaaatGACCATGGGTGAGATGCCAACACCGTCACTTGTCTTGCCCGTAATATTGAGACCCATATTTGCACAGGTAAAGTCACAACGTACAGAGTAAGAACTATATGTCAATAAATTACTGATTAAGTCAAGCTATGCATAAGTAGTAAAGTGTTAAAGAATTTCTAGGAAAAATAGGTCATGTACAAAAATggtaattaattgaaaaattgaaatgtttttgtgATTTCTCCTCACAGTTGGAGCGACGAGATGTGGGAGCTGCTCAATCACTGCGTTCGGCAATCTTAAAAACAGAACAAAATAATCCAGGATTTTGTTATGATCTTATCATGGCCATTACACGTAGAGCTGAACTGAATGTCAATCTAAATGAATCCGTTTTAAGATTACAAGGAAATTTACCAGAATCAGATTGTAagttttaatgctttttttaggtaattgttattaatttaatatattttttctggtTTTAGTAAATGAATATCGCCTAACACGTACCGAAGAACCATTCCAAGAACTAAATCGCAAATCAGTGGCACTCAAAGTTATTTTAAGTCGTATTCCTGATGAAATTCAAGATCGTAAAACATTTTTGGAAACTATCAAGTAAGTTTTAGTGCAGTTATCAAACAATTAAAGTTCAGTTGATCATGTAAAGTTTATAAggaatactttttgaattttctataatattgagcctagaaacataaaatacaaatcTCTACAGAAAGAATTTTCTTAACCATTTTCGTTCATTAAATGGTAAGAAaattgaaacttattttctttactttttaaataaaaacttgtttggGTGATGTGATACTTCTAATTGtggttttaacattttttaaggaaatgttTACCTTTTATCCTATTTCAtcgaattaattaaaatttgcaaacaaaaagaGACAAGAACAATTGTTTCAAAGTGTGACATATtaactttaaacttttctttttttacctttaaacaaataactaataaaattattttcttcatttacaGAGAAATTGCCAGCgctattaaaaaactattagatGTTGTAAATGAAATTGGTAATTTCATACCCGGCGTTACTGGCAAACAAGCTGTGGAGCAGCGCAAAAaggaatttgttaaatattcgaAAAAGTTTAGTACAACACTTAAGGAATACTTTAAAGAAGGACAGtaagtaaaaattacaaaacaaaacatatttttctttattgctttaaattaaaaacagggAAAATCtaggtattatttttaaaacatagtcTACCAAATGTATATCTTCTATAATGCAGactaatttgattattttctaaatatgtaatagaaaatacaaatacatatatgtatatatggttTATCTATAAAACATATTGTGAGAATAAACTAATATGAGCTATTGTTATCATTATCTTATCTAGTTGGTTTGTGTTatatactttttgttatttttatataaacattccTTTGAAGTGAGACATAAGGGtagtttacttttattaaaatgtattaatgttTGAACATAGAAGaaggattttttactttttctgaaTTCAAAGACTGAATTAGGTTTATAATTGTTGGTTTCCTTGTGACTTATTTATTGTTGTCAAGTTTTTTGATGGAAAAGGTGTTT
This genomic window contains:
- the LOC111675452 gene encoding programmed cell death protein 10, producing the protein MTMGEMPTPSLVLPVILRPIFAQLERRDVGAAQSLRSAILKTEQNNPGFCYDLIMAITRRAELNVNLNESVLRLQGNLPESDLNEYRLTRTEEPFQELNRKSVALKVILSRIPDEIQDRKTFLETIKEIASAIKKLLDVVNEIGNFIPGVTGKQAVEQRKKEFVKYSKKFSTTLKEYFKEGQPNAVFISALYLIRQTNQIMLTVKSKCE